In the Deltaproteobacteria bacterium genome, AATCCATTGAAAGCTCTGGAAGCATTGATGGACGGTTTCCGCGTCATGACCATGACCGAGGCCGCCCCTCTTGGTGATTTTTTCTGCACCGTAACCGGAAACAAACACGTCATCCGCAAAGAACATTTCGAAAAAATGAAAGATGGCGCCATTGTTTCCAACTCGGGCCATTTCAATATCGAAATCGCCATTGAAGACCTTGAAAAATTGGCTTCTTCGAAGAGAACCATTCGTCCTTTTGTTGAAGAATATAAATTGTCCGGCGGCAGAAGAGTTAATCTGTTGGCCGAAGGACGTCTCGTCAATTTATCCGCCGCGGAGGGTCACCCTTCCAGCGTGATGGATATGAGTTTTGCCAATCAGGCCCTATGCGCGGAATATTTGGTAGCCAATGCCGCCAAACTGGAAAAGAAAGTCTATCCCGTGCCACAGGCTATCGACAGCAAAATTGCCAAACTGAAACTCGAGGCAATCGGCGCCAAAGTCGATCACCTGACACCCGACCAGGAAAAATATCTGGCCTCGTGGCAAGAAGGCACCTAGCCCTTCTTGTAAACCAAGGTCCTATATTAAATCATGCATTTTTTGCATTGCATTTTTTGCATGAAAATATAGGATTGAAGCATGGGAAAAAGTCCGACACATAATAATCCGTTTGTTTATGGAAAAGTTGTAGGAAACGGAGATTTTTTTAATCGTGTCAAAGAAAAACAAAAACTCCTGAAACTTCTGCAAGACAGGAATAACGTCCTCATCACGGGCGATAGAAGAATTGGCAAGACGTCGCTATTGATGAATTGTTTCAAGGAAATTGCAACAAAGAATATCGACGCCTTTTATTTCAACCTCGATCCAATCACATCGATAAAATCATTTATTGAACGGTATGGAGATGTTTTTACTCAAAAAACATCTGTCTCAAGGCGTGCCATTGATTTTTTGAAGTCAGGCCTCAAAGGGTTCGGCCTTGATATACAGCTGTCTGATGATGGTTCGCCCACGGCATCAATTAATTGGAAGGGGCCCGGCACTGTTTCTCAACGGACAATTCCGGAGATACTCAATCTGCCGCAACATCTTGCCGAAAGTCATAAACGGCGTTTTTTGATTTGTTTCGATGAGTTTCAAATTGCCAGAGATTTGGACGGCATGAATCTTATATCGGAAATGAGGGCGGCATTTCAACACCATGACAGGATAACCTATGTTTTTATGGGCAGTGAAATGGGAATTCTTAACCAGCTTTTCAGTTCGCCAAAGGAGAAATTTTTTAACTCAGCAGTGAAATTTCATCTTGGCTCAATAGCACGCAATGAATTTATCCACTTTATTCAGAAAAAATTTGCAACCCGGAAAATCACGATTAAAGAAGATACTTGCACATTTATTTGTGAATGGGGAGGAGATATCCCCGCCAATATTCAGCATTTGGCATCGGCCGTATGGAATTTCCTGCCGGAGAGTGCGGACATTGTTTCTATGGATGCCGTGAAAAATATTATTGTAATGGAGATAGATTCCAACGATGAATTGTATCTGCAAATGTGGCAGGCAATAGGAGATGCCAAGGATCAGGCGCTTTTGCAGAGATTGGCTCGGGCCAAGGAGTTTGCGGTTTCCAGTCCGAAATTTTGTGAACCGCTCTCAATGAATCCGGCAACGGCTACCCGTCGTTTTAACAAGATCGCTTTTAAAACCAGAGGTTCAATAATACATCTGCGCTCATCCGGTTATTCCTTTTCAGATCCCTTTTTTGAAGAATGGATAAGAAGGAAAACTTAAACAGGATGAGGGGTCTTGAGACCCCAAGTTTGTTTCTCTTCCTTTAATAGATTGCTTTAAACTTGGCCGCTTTTTTGCATCTTAGACGGTGCATGAAAGTATCTAACGCCTCACATAAGCCAACAGAACAGGTCGCAACACCTGTTCCGAACCCCACTCAACCCGATATTTCATCGAATCCAGAAGAAGTTCTCTCCTCTTTGAAAACCAAACATAAACTCTTTACCCAACTTTCAAGTGAAGGTTTAATCCATAAAGACCATCTTCCGATGGGAGAAAAACTAAAAGAAACCATCGCAGAATTAGAGGGTTTAATCTCAAAACTGAAGGAGACTGTTTAAATGACGATTCACTTTGACCCCAAAGCAAAAACCCTCACGACCAACACACCGGCGCCTGCAAAAGCGGATGTGCTGGAGGAACAAGATTCTACGATCATCCCCCATCGCGCTGTCAGTGAAATGGATCTTTTGTTCAGCGGCCTCCAACAGCAAAACCAATTACAATCAACACAAGCTGCAGATGTCCCCGAAATTCCGGATTTTGAAAAAGATATTCTGGGTCCCATGCCCATATTGGGTAAAAGCTCCATCACAACCAACGGGGTGATTAGTCGCTATCTGTCTCTTAGAAAAAATCTTTTGGAGCGGCGTAATAGCCTCTCTATCGCCTTAGAAGGCCGTTTAAAGCCCGAAGAAGCCTATGATGTCTTTTCGCGCATTGATGCCCTTGATAGCGCCTTAAAAACCCTCCAACACAATTTGGACAAGGCTTATCAAGCCGACCGGGAAATTCGCGACCGCGAAATTGAGGCAAAACTAAGAAGTTCGCAGGAAGAGTAAAGTTCACAAAGGTGGGGGGAAGAAACCCCAAATCGTTCAAAGTCCAACGGTGGGACAAGAAATTGACAGTAGATTATGTATTTTAACTATTTGTTTTCATTGTATAAATTAACAAAAGAAATTGTCGGTTTATCGGCCTCTTCTTGGCAAGCCATTTGCACAGTAATACTGCGATGCAGATCATAAAAACTACAGCACGGGCGACGGTTACCAATGGTGGGAGTGATAATACTCCTCCTGTTGATACTTCTTCATCCAATTCTGATTTGTCAGACCTCTCCGATATTTTCACTGGAAGCGATCCGGCCACTCAGGAAACCGCTCCGCGGGAAACCGCCCCGATTGACGACCAATCGATTGACTTCCTCTTTGGAGGTTCCATCGGGGGTGCCAATGGTCCCTCCGGCGATCAATTTGCTCCCAACAATGTTGTCACCTTGGACGAATGGTTGATGGAACATCCTGAGGGGCGCATGTTCTTGGATCAATTCATTACAAAAATGAAAACCGTCCGCGATAAATTTTTGATTCCAAGAAAAGAGCAATTGGAAAAAGCCCTCATCCAAAGAGGACTCAGCGTTTCCGAAGCGGCGGCTATCCAAGCCAAAATTGACGATCTGACCAAAACCATTGCCAAGGTGAATGGTGAAATTGGCAAGGCGGAAGCGTTGAGAGAGGGAGACAAAGCCACCTATCAGAACGAACTTTATTCATGGCCCATGCA is a window encoding:
- a CDS encoding adenosylhomocysteinase; amino-acid sequence: NPLKALEALMDGFRVMTMTEAAPLGDFFCTVTGNKHVIRKEHFEKMKDGAIVSNSGHFNIEIAIEDLEKLASSKRTIRPFVEEYKLSGGRRVNLLAEGRLVNLSAAEGHPSSVMDMSFANQALCAEYLVANAAKLEKKVYPVPQAIDSKIAKLKLEAIGAKVDHLTPDQEKYLASWQEGT
- a CDS encoding ATP-binding protein; translated protein: MGKSPTHNNPFVYGKVVGNGDFFNRVKEKQKLLKLLQDRNNVLITGDRRIGKTSLLMNCFKEIATKNIDAFYFNLDPITSIKSFIERYGDVFTQKTSVSRRAIDFLKSGLKGFGLDIQLSDDGSPTASINWKGPGTVSQRTIPEILNLPQHLAESHKRRFLICFDEFQIARDLDGMNLISEMRAAFQHHDRITYVFMGSEMGILNQLFSSPKEKFFNSAVKFHLGSIARNEFIHFIQKKFATRKITIKEDTCTFICEWGGDIPANIQHLASAVWNFLPESADIVSMDAVKNIIVMEIDSNDELYLQMWQAIGDAKDQALLQRLARAKEFAVSSPKFCEPLSMNPATATRRFNKIAFKTRGSIIHLRSSGYSFSDPFFEEWIRRKT